One window of the Tetragenococcus koreensis genome contains the following:
- the serS gene encoding serine--tRNA ligase: MLDIKMVREHFDEVKEKLQTRGVPEENLTEFLRLDKKRRSLLVETEEKKKYRNNVSEKIAQAKRNKEDTSEQISEMREIGSKIKELDKELADIDESLKNIATALPNLPHSSVPIGDDEEDNVEVRKWHTPQTFDFEPKNHWDIAEKLDILDFERGAKVSGSRFVYYKGLGARLERALYNFMLDQHVYQQGYTEMIPPYAVNSQAMFGTGQFPKFTEDVFQLEDSDLSLIPTAEVPLTNYYSNEILDESQLPIYFTALSPAFRSEAGSAGRDTRGLIRLHQFNKVEMVKFSDSEHSYDELEKMTADAEAILQKLGLPYRVITLSTGDMGFSAAKTYDLEVWIPAQNMYREISSCSNCEDFQARRAMIRYRDTEGKPHYAHTLNGSGLAVGRTVAAILENYQNADGTVTIPEVLVPYMGNTTKIG, from the coding sequence GTGTTAGATATTAAAATGGTTCGTGAACACTTTGATGAAGTCAAAGAAAAATTGCAAACTCGAGGAGTTCCAGAAGAAAACTTAACTGAATTTCTTCGTTTAGATAAAAAACGTCGCAGTTTATTAGTTGAAACCGAGGAAAAGAAAAAATACCGTAATAACGTATCTGAAAAAATTGCGCAGGCAAAACGTAATAAAGAAGACACATCAGAACAAATTAGTGAAATGCGTGAAATCGGCAGCAAAATCAAGGAATTGGACAAAGAACTTGCTGACATTGATGAAAGCTTAAAAAATATAGCTACGGCTCTACCAAATCTTCCTCATAGCAGTGTGCCTATAGGTGACGATGAAGAGGATAATGTGGAAGTACGGAAATGGCACACGCCTCAAACCTTTGATTTTGAGCCAAAAAACCATTGGGATATTGCAGAAAAATTGGACATACTGGACTTTGAACGAGGAGCAAAAGTTTCGGGTAGTCGTTTTGTTTACTACAAAGGACTAGGTGCTCGTCTAGAACGTGCATTATATAACTTCATGCTAGATCAACATGTATACCAACAAGGGTATACTGAAATGATTCCGCCATATGCTGTAAACAGTCAAGCAATGTTTGGAACCGGCCAATTTCCTAAGTTTACTGAAGACGTTTTTCAACTAGAAGATAGTGATTTAAGCTTGATCCCCACAGCTGAGGTTCCTTTGACAAATTACTATAGCAATGAAATTTTAGATGAAAGTCAACTGCCAATATATTTCACCGCACTAAGTCCTGCATTTCGCTCAGAAGCGGGTAGTGCTGGCCGCGATACTAGAGGCTTAATTCGTCTACACCAGTTTAATAAGGTAGAAATGGTCAAATTTTCAGATAGTGAACATTCCTATGATGAATTAGAAAAAATGACTGCTGATGCAGAAGCCATCTTACAAAAATTGGGGCTTCCTTATCGTGTGATTACTTTATCAACGGGGGATATGGGATTTTCTGCAGCTAAAACTTATGACTTAGAAGTATGGATTCCGGCACAAAATATGTATAGAGAAATCAGTTCTTGTTCAAACTGCGAAGATTTCCAAGCACGTCGAGCAATGATTCGTTATCGAGATACAGAAGGAAAACCACACTATGCCCATACATTAAATGGTTCTGGTCTAGCTGTAGGTCGTACAGTGGCTGCTATCTTAGAAAACTATCAAAACGCAGATGGTACCGTAACAATTCCTGAAGTACTTGTCCCTTATATGGGAAATACGACAAAAATCGGATAA
- a CDS encoding sensor histidine kinase, with translation MRNKREPKKRVVLTSKEISELFVEAIITIILLIIVNIAMLVLLSSIVNNTPALNEAVFESRTSFVRNFNTDIFLSAKNFLIPVLLILDIIFLYWRLIRRYRQMQQRHIISELHYIANGHYDHRIPFELRGDLARLVDSINGLVDSTVTAIEEERRIEKSKDELITNISHDLRTPLTSIIGYLGLIEDQQYHSEEELLKYTHTAFVKAKQMRSLVDDLFEYTKARQPSDPVNLMTFDMVQLVEQLAADFELEARNKGITIETTAQPQQLLMEGDTEKLVRVFNNLLSNALKYGKGADRIIIQLEKTGTEAVISVKNNGKMIPKQSLDSLFDRFYRVEESRSQETGGTGLGLAIAQSIVALHGGYIYAKSNPDWTSFIIHLPLTSNNQAAS, from the coding sequence ATGCGAAATAAAAGAGAACCCAAAAAAAGAGTCGTTCTTACATCAAAAGAAATCAGTGAGCTATTTGTTGAAGCGATCATCACAATTATTTTGTTAATTATTGTTAATATAGCGATGTTGGTCCTTCTTTCTTCTATAGTAAATAACACTCCTGCTTTAAATGAAGCGGTGTTTGAATCACGAACTAGTTTTGTAAGAAACTTTAATACGGATATTTTCCTTAGCGCAAAAAACTTTTTAATTCCCGTATTACTTATTTTAGATATTATATTTTTATATTGGCGTTTGATTCGACGCTACCGTCAAATGCAACAACGTCATATCATTAGCGAGTTACATTACATTGCAAATGGTCATTATGATCATCGCATCCCTTTTGAACTACGTGGCGATTTGGCACGGCTAGTCGATAGCATTAATGGCTTAGTAGACAGTACAGTTACAGCTATTGAAGAAGAACGTCGTATTGAAAAATCAAAAGATGAGTTAATTACAAATATTAGTCATGACCTTAGAACCCCTTTGACTTCAATTATCGGTTATTTAGGATTGATTGAAGATCAACAATATCACTCAGAAGAAGAACTATTGAAATACACACATACAGCTTTTGTTAAAGCAAAACAAATGAGGTCCTTGGTTGATGATTTATTTGAATATACTAAAGCTCGCCAGCCGAGTGATCCAGTCAACCTGATGACTTTTGATATGGTACAATTAGTAGAACAGTTGGCCGCCGATTTCGAACTTGAAGCTCGTAATAAGGGAATTACCATTGAAACTACTGCTCAGCCACAACAGCTTTTAATGGAAGGCGATACAGAAAAATTAGTGCGTGTCTTCAATAATTTACTTTCAAATGCTTTAAAATACGGTAAAGGTGCTGATAGAATTATTATTCAACTGGAAAAAACTGGAACTGAAGCAGTTATTTCGGTGAAAAATAATGGCAAAATGATCCCTAAACAATCATTAGATTCACTATTCGACCGCTTTTACCGAGTGGAAGAATCACGCTCACAAGAAACAGGAGGAACCGGGCTAGGCCTAGCTATTGCTCAAAGCATTGTTGCTTTGCACGGTGGTTACATTTACGCAAAATCCAATCCTGATTGGACCTCTTTTATCATCCATTTACCATTAACGAGTAATAACCAAGCTGCTAGTTGA
- a CDS encoding response regulator transcription factor produces the protein MKILVADDDKEIVELLSIYLHNEGYEPVVAYDGKEVLSKIHTLSDIELVILDIMMPELDGMQVVKTLRKESQIPIILLTAKTTDMDKIKGLVAGADDYVIKPFNPLEVMARVKSLLRRTQMQVSSEQPDILEISSLVINRDSHEVRTVGGKEIQLTALEFGILYLLASHPNRVFSADEIFERVWKQESVVSAKTVMVHVSHLRDKIEEATGGEKIIQTVWGVGYKIDAK, from the coding sequence ATGAAAATATTAGTCGCTGACGATGATAAAGAAATTGTTGAATTATTAAGTATCTACTTACACAACGAAGGTTATGAACCCGTTGTAGCTTATGATGGAAAAGAAGTACTATCAAAAATACACACTCTTTCAGATATAGAACTTGTTATCTTGGATATTATGATGCCAGAATTAGATGGGATGCAGGTCGTTAAGACATTAAGGAAGGAATCGCAAATCCCCATTATACTATTAACTGCCAAAACTACTGATATGGATAAAATCAAGGGCTTAGTCGCTGGTGCAGATGATTATGTAATAAAACCATTTAATCCATTAGAAGTAATGGCGCGGGTTAAATCTTTACTAAGAAGAACACAAATGCAAGTATCTTCGGAACAACCAGATATTTTGGAAATTAGTTCGCTTGTTATTAACCGAGATTCCCACGAAGTAAGAACAGTCGGTGGTAAAGAGATTCAATTGACTGCTTTAGAATTTGGCATACTTTATTTACTAGCTTCACATCCAAACCGTGTCTTTAGTGCTGATGAAATTTTTGAACGCGTCTGGAAACAAGAAAGTGTCGTTTCAGCTAAAACAGTCATGGTTCACGTGAGTCATTTACGTGACAAAATTGAAGAAGCCACTGGAGGAGAAAAAATCATTCAAACCGTATGGGGAGTTGGCTACAAGATCGATGCGAAATAA